AGTTCAACCTCGCTCAGTTGCGGGAAATGCTGCTGCAGATCTTTGTAATAGCGTGTCCAGAATGGCAGGCTGCGACCAATCATGTTTTCCCAAAGACGGGACTGAGACTCATGAATCCCCATGGACGTTCCTTCGGCCAGAAGGGTACCCGCCAGACTGTCATCAATGTTTTGCTCGTACAGGGCATGTCCGCCCTCATGCAGTGAACTGAAGACTGCGCTTGCTACATCATCTTGCAGATAATGTGTTGTGATCCGCACATCACCCGGGTTAAGGCCTGTTGCAAAAGGATGAACACTCTCGTCCAATCGTCCAGCTTCAAAGTCATAGCCCATTTGTTCCAAGATGAACAGACTGAACTTCTCCTGCTGTTCGGTGTCAAACAACTGATTCAGGAACTCTGTATTGGGCTGGTTGTCCGAAGCATTAATCTTCTCTTGCAAAGGTACCAAACGTGCTTTGAGCCGGGCAAATACAGCATCCACTTTCTCAACGGTCAGATCCGGTTCGTACATATCAAGCAACGTATCATAACGCGTATCCTTTACACCCCAATAATCAATAAACTCCTGTTTGAGCTTAACGATATCTGTCAGATATGGGGAGAACCCGGCAAAATCACTGTTATGCTTGGCATCTTCCCAAGCAGTTTCGGATTTGGCCGTGAGCACAGTATAGGCTTGGACTTTCTCTGGTGGTACGGATTGACTGCGATCATACTCTTTCTTGCAATCTTGAAGCAGACGACGATCTATATCTTCGAGTTGTTCCAATACCGCTGGAGTAGTCAATACATCCAGGTAGGTTTTCATGTCAGCCGAGGTTTGCAGCTTGAATGCTTCGGTGGACAACATACCCAGCGTCTCCGAACGAGTCGGAACGCCTTTTTTCGGCGCACCTGTGCGCAGATCCCAGTGAAGCAAACCAATGGCTTCATGATAGCTCTTGATTTTACGAGCCAGATTACGGAAGGATTCCAAATGTTCCTGTGTTTGTTTATCCATTGTTAACGTTCACCTCTTCAAAAAAAGTTTATTCACCTATTGATGATACTTTTCCTATTGAGTATAATCAACTTTTAACAGAGGCAAATTGCATGATCCTCCTCAAGATACGTGTTCCAAAAGTCTGGTTTTCATTACCGAGAAGATAGAAATGAATTTCAACTTCGATGCTGATGATGCCCTTCAGGCATGATTTGTAATCAAAAGTGGACTTTTTGAACAACCTCTAAAAGGTTGGAGTAATGCCATTTGCTGACCGTGATACACTATTAACGCAAAGGCGCGTAGGACAAGCTGCATGAATTGCAAGTGGCCGTGCTCGTCGTATTGGATAACAGGAGGCAATGGACATGAATAACATTCAAGAGATTTTGGCTTACAACAAATCATTTGTCGAGACTAAAGAATACGAAAAGTATACGGCTGGCAAGTTTCCAACTAAAAAGATGGTTATCATCACTTGTATGGATACACGTCTGGTGGAAATGCTGCCCAAGGCTATGAACCTGAAAAACGGTGATGTGAAAATCATCAAAAACGCAGGTGCGATTATCTCTCAACCTTTTGGTAGTGTTATGCGTTCTGTATTGGTTGCTATCTATGAATTGGGCGCTGATGAGGTGTTGGTGGTAGGTCATACAGAATGTGGTATGGCTTCCCTGCATGCTGAAACGATGATCGGTCACATGACAGAACGTGGAATTTCCGAAGAGGTCATGTCTACGCTTGAAAATTCCGGCATTCGTCTGAAAAAGTGGCTGCGCGGGTTTGACAGTGTTGAAGAAGGGGTAAAAGGAACTGTGGAAGTGATCAAGAAGCATCCATTACTTCCTCCCAATGTACCCGTTCACGGCATGGTTATCGATTCTGCCACAGGTGAGCTTAATCTTGTCGCTGAAGGGTATGGACAACAGGCATCTCTCTAAATGGTTTGGAGTGCGGACCTTATGGTTCGCACTTTTTTTGTCTAAATTAAGGCGGTTGCTCTATCTGGTTGTCAAACCATACAGTTTCAGTGTACACTTTTATGAAAGCGGTCAAAGAAAATGAAATCAATTGTTTTCTCTGACCTAGCCCTAATATTAAGGAGACATGTGCATGAACATACTTTCCTACGGATTACTCGGGCTGCTTACCCGCGAGGAGTCATCGGGCTATGATCTAATGCTGAAAATCCAGCCACATTGGCAGGCAAAACACAGCCAGATCTACCCACTCCTGTCCAAGATGGAAAACGATGAGTTATTGGCCTCCCGCTGGGTACAACAGTCTGACAAACCGGATAAGAAAATGTACGCGGTTACGGAAAAAGGCATTGAAAAGCTCTTGGAATGGATGATCACTCCTGTTACCGCACCGGTTACACGCGATGAATTTAATTTGCGTATTTTGTGTGTTGGCATAGCGGAAGACGGAAGCATGAGACGCATTCTCAATGAGCGTAAAAGCTGGTTTATGGAACGTATACGGTACTTCGAGGATCTGAAGTCACGTATACCTCTGGATAATCTTCGTGTAGGCAATCGAGATTTTGGAAGCTACATCCTGGTACAAAAAGGGTTAATGCATGCGCAAACAGGTCTGGAATGGTGCCATTGGGTTACCCAATTGCTTGATGGTCAAGCTGCAATCCAAGACCCCAGTCCAAGCGTTTCAGAAATTTAATAAAATTTGAAACGTTCCTGTAAGTTAACCGTATTACTTGAGTAAGGCCCAATTTTGGGCGAATCAAACAAATTAATCGGGGGGTTACGATCTTTACAATGAAGAAAAAATTCGGAGTTAAACATCTAATGATGGTATTTATGGCCTTTACATTATTGTTCGCAACAGTGGGAGTAACGAATCCGGATTCTGCGGATGCAAGACGTGGTGGCGGATTCAAATCCGGTACAAAAAGTTATACCAACACACCTAAGAAATCCGACTCCAACAGCAACGTGAATCAATCCAATTCCGGTAATAACTCCGGTACTGGTGCAGCTGCAACTCGTGGTGGTGGATTCTTCGGCGGTGGCGGCGGATTCATGAAAGGCATGATGCTTGGTGGTCTTGCTGGTATGATGTTCGGTGGATTGTTCGGTGGCATGGGCGCCCTGGGTAACATCCTTGGATTGCTCGTGAACGTTGCAGCCATCATGTTGATTGTTATGCTAGCTATGGCACTCTTCAGAGCCATCTCCAATCGTCGTAAACCTGCAGCAGATGGCCGTTATGACCGCCGCAATGATCGTGATGATGACCGTAACAGAAACGGACGGTACTAATCTCTATGGTTCTGAGCATGGATGAAATTGTGAATGCAATCTGTATTCATATGGCAGAACGTAAGGGTGTACGTCCAACCGATGTCAACGTAGAACTGAGCTGGGAAGAAGATACCGGTTATTCCGCTGAAGTTTGGATTCAAGGCCGCAGTCAATATCTGGTGGAGTCCAATATGATTGAAGCGATTCTTCGCTACCTGCACAGTGAATACAACATCCGGGCGTACCGTGAGAACGTACGACTTGATCTGGATGAAGAGATCACAGCGATTGTTAATCAATAAACTAGGTCAAGCACTGACCTGTTATACAAAAGACCGTCTCCACTCTGTCGCCTGACAGAGATGGAAGACGGTCTTTTTGTTTCTGTATTTGTGACTTTATTTGTACCTATATTGTAGTCTCTTACGTATCTGGGTTACGTTCTATTTCTTGGAAACTATGATTGAAGTTTAACCAGGCTGTAATTCTTTTTACCTTTACGGATAATGATAAATTTACCGCCAATCGCATGCTCTGCAGACACCGTGAATTCAAGCTCCGTGATTTTCTCACCATTCATGGAAATTGCACCTTTGGT
The window above is part of the Paenibacillus sp. 1781tsa1 genome. Proteins encoded here:
- a CDS encoding carboxypeptidase M32, whose amino-acid sequence is MDKQTQEHLESFRNLARKIKSYHEAIGLLHWDLRTGAPKKGVPTRSETLGMLSTEAFKLQTSADMKTYLDVLTTPAVLEQLEDIDRRLLQDCKKEYDRSQSVPPEKVQAYTVLTAKSETAWEDAKHNSDFAGFSPYLTDIVKLKQEFIDYWGVKDTRYDTLLDMYEPDLTVEKVDAVFARLKARLVPLQEKINASDNQPNTEFLNQLFDTEQQEKFSLFILEQMGYDFEAGRLDESVHPFATGLNPGDVRITTHYLQDDVASAVFSSLHEGGHALYEQNIDDSLAGTLLAEGTSMGIHESQSRLWENMIGRSLPFWTRYYKDLQQHFPQLSEVELEDFYRAINRVESSLIRIEADELTYNLHIIIRYEIEKMLFNDGLEVKDLPETWNAKYKEYLGIMPTNDGDGVLQDVHWSGGDFGYFASYSLGNMYAAQILHTLRKEMPEFDTLIAAGNLIPIKEWLTDKIYRYGKSRTPSELIVAVTGEELNPDYLADYLEAKYTEIYKL
- a CDS encoding carbonic anhydrase — its product is MNNIQEILAYNKSFVETKEYEKYTAGKFPTKKMVIITCMDTRLVEMLPKAMNLKNGDVKIIKNAGAIISQPFGSVMRSVLVAIYELGADEVLVVGHTECGMASLHAETMIGHMTERGISEEVMSTLENSGIRLKKWLRGFDSVEEGVKGTVEVIKKHPLLPPNVPVHGMVIDSATGELNLVAEGYGQQASL
- a CDS encoding PadR family transcriptional regulator — translated: MNILSYGLLGLLTREESSGYDLMLKIQPHWQAKHSQIYPLLSKMENDELLASRWVQQSDKPDKKMYAVTEKGIEKLLEWMITPVTAPVTRDEFNLRILCVGIAEDGSMRRILNERKSWFMERIRYFEDLKSRIPLDNLRVGNRDFGSYILVQKGLMHAQTGLEWCHWVTQLLDGQAAIQDPSPSVSEI
- a CDS encoding YxcD family protein; protein product: MVLSMDEIVNAICIHMAERKGVRPTDVNVELSWEEDTGYSAEVWIQGRSQYLVESNMIEAILRYLHSEYNIRAYRENVRLDLDEEITAIVNQ